The following are encoded together in the Zingiber officinale cultivar Zhangliang chromosome 8A, Zo_v1.1, whole genome shotgun sequence genome:
- the LOC122012853 gene encoding blue copper protein 1a-like — translation MASRKELVVVLIATAVAVLPFAMAADIVIGGQDGWKPDFNYTNWASSMEFRVGDQIVFNYTRGVDNVIPVGGDEFKACNASESSNVVLTSGHDVLLLNSEGRRWYLSGVGDHCLRGQKLVINVVPAATPPPTTPPTPTPTTPPTPTPTLPPPIPSSPSPSPWSPLPPTPQPSNDVPPPSSSLRITADVYQILLLVATTAMIVKA, via the exons ATGGCTTCCAGGAAGGAGCTCGTGGTGGTTTTAATCGCCACGGCGGTTGCTGTGCTGCCATTTGCCATGGCGGCAGATATTGTGATAGGTGGACAGGATGGCTGGAAGCCGGACTTCAACTACACCAATTGGGCCAGCAGCATGGAGTTCAGGGTCGGTGACCAAATTG TGTTCAATTACACTCGAGGGGTTGACAATGTGATCCCAGTAGGGGGAGACGAATTCAAGGCGTGCAATGCAAGTGAGTCGTCTAATGTTGTTCTTACAAGCGGCCACGATGTGCTGCTCCTCAACTCTGAGGGAAGGAGATGGTACTTATCGGGGGTTGGAGATCACTGTCTAAGGGGCCAGAAGTTAGTCATCAATGTTGTTCCTGCTGCAACTCCACCTCCGACTACACCTCCAACTCCAACTCCGACTACACCTCCAACGCCAACTCCAACTCTGCCTCCACCGATTCCTTCTTCACCTTCTCCTTCGCCTTGGTCTCCTTTGCCGCCGACTCCTCAACCATCCAATGACGTCCCACCGCCATCAAGTTCGTTGCGAATCACGGCGGATGTGTATCAGATACTATTGCTGGTGGCAACGACGGCGATGATCGTTAAGGCATGA
- the LOC122008069 gene encoding blue copper protein 1b-like, producing MASWLTLAMLLSMAAYALPSATATNFVVGDDAGWKPDFNYTAWARTKEFRVGDKLVFKYAAGFHNVIPVSGEEFKACQPNGGNKVLRSGRDVVLLKTPGRKWYLCGVADHCELGQKLLVVVLPAPTSPPAPSPDPYSPPQFASPAPSPSC from the exons ATGGCTTCTTGGCTGACGCTCGCAATGCTCCTCTCCATGGCCGCTTATGCGCTGCCATCAGCCACGGCAACAAACTTCGTTGTTGGTGATGACGCTGGATGGAAGCCAGACTTCAACTACACCGCTTGGGCTCGCACAAAGGAATTCAGGGTTGGCGACAAGCTCG TATTCAAGTACGCCGCAGGGTTTCACAATGTGATCCCAGTGAGTGGAGAAGAGTTCAAGGCGTGCCAGCCAAATGGAGGAAACAAAGTGCTGAGGAGTGGCAGGGATGTGGTGCTTCTCAAAACACCTGGAAGGAAATGGTACCTGTGTGGAGTTGCAGATCATTGCGAACTAGGCCAGAAACTTCTCGTCGTGGTTCTTCCAGCTCCGACGTCGCCGCCGGCGCCGTCCCCTGATCCATACAGTCCTCCACAATTTGCCTCGCCTGCTCCTTCACCGTCGTGTTGA
- the LOC122012224 gene encoding pentatricopeptide repeat-containing protein At3g62890-like: MRFRPTLLIPALKPRRPILSLSPSDASLRRPERVLSSLPPSPSLSHLLQTHARLVVLGLAAHRASLARLLAVCAALSPSAPSRYFRTLFAAIDRPNVFASNNLLRCLARSEDDAAAPAHDAFRFYSRLHRTGIPTNNYTFPFLLQACSRSPIIGEGAQLHSQAVKCGLDHDLYVRNAFISFYGSCSALDYARRVFDELPAQRDLVSWNAILAGYARAGRVDVSQKLFEEMPERDVISWSTMIMGYVQNGALEKGLELFRELIAKGLKVNEAILVTVLSASAQLGLLEIGKFIHSTIRSMNFPLTVALGTALVDMYAKCGCLELSRKIFNEMKGKDVFSWNTMICGLATHGLGNEAVKLFHQFIDRGFVPTRVTFVGVLNACSRAGLVDEGRRYFKLMVEEYGIEPEMEHYGCLVDLLGRAGLVSEAVELIEGMTIPPDPVLWGILLGACKVHGMVELGIRIGKKLIDLEPGHDGYYVLLAGMYAKARKWEDVINVRRLMSNRGTNKIAGWSLIEAHGKLHKFVAGDKQHKDYPEIHKTLEMIVTRLRDAGYRPDVSAILHDIDEEEKVHVIKEHSERLAIAFGLMVVEVGYPIRIVKNLRVCGDCHEFSKLVTEVFNREIIVRDGSRFHHLKEGKCSCLDYW, encoded by the coding sequence ATGCGGTTTCGGCCAACGCTCTTGATCCCTGCCTTGAAACCCCGTCGCCcgatcctctccctctccccctcCGATGCCAGCCTTCGTCGCCCCGAACGCGTCCTCTCCAGCCTCCCGCCGTCTCCCTCCCTCTCCCACCTCCTGCAAACCCACGCCCGACTTGTCGTTCTCGGCCTCGCTGCCCACCGCGCCTCCCTCGCCCGCCTCCTCGCCGTCTGCGCCGCCCTCTCACCCTCCGCTCCTTCGCGCTACTTCCGCACCCTCTTTGCCGCCATCGACCGCCCCAACGTCTTCGCCAGCAACAACCTCCTTCGTTGCCTCGCCCGCTCCGAAGACGATGCGGCCGCCCCTGCCCATGACGCCTTCCGTTTCTACTCTCGCTTGCACCGTACCGGAATCCCGACGAACAATTACACTTTCCCTTTCCTCCTGCAGGCGTGCAGCCGAAGCCCGATCATCGGCGAAGGCGCCCAGTTGCACAGTCAGGCAGTCAAGTGTGGGCTTGACCATGATTTGTATGTGAGGAACGCGTTCATAAGCTTTTACGGATCTTGTAGCGCGTTGGATTATGCAAGACGAGTTTTTGATGAACTCCCAGCCCAACGTGATCTTGTTTCTTGGAATGCTATATTGGCAGGGTATGCTCGGGCTGGACGGGTGGATGTTTCACAGAAGTTGTTCGAGGAAATGCCTGAGAGAGACGTAATTTCTTGGAGCACTATGATTATGGGGTATGTTCAAAATGGGGCCTTGGAGAAGGGTTTGGAGTTGTTTAGGGAGTTGATCGCAAAGGGGTTGAAGGTGAATGAGGCCATTTTGGTGACAGTTCTCTCGGCATCCGCACAACTGGGACTGCTAGAGATTGGCAAGTTCATTCATTCGACTATTAGGTCAATGAATTTCCCACTGACTGTTGCACTTGGCACTGCCTTGGTGGACATGTATGCAAAATGTGGTTGCTTAGAGCTGTCAAGAAAGATCTTTAATGAGATGAAGGGGAAGGATGTGTTTTCATGGAACACGATGATTTGTGGATTAGCAACACATGGTCTGGGAAATGAGGCAGTCAAACTGTTCCACCAATTTATAGATAGGGGATTTGTCCCTACAAGGGTGACGTTTGTTGGGGTTCTAAATGCATGCAGCCGTGCTGGTTTAGTTGATGAAGGTCGCCGTTACTTCAAGTTAATGGTAGAAGAATATGGTATTGAGCCAGAGATGGAACACTATGGTTGCCTTGTTGATCTTTTGGGCCGTGCTGGTCTTGTGTCTGAAGCTGTTGAGTTGATTGAAGGAATGACCATCCCTCCTGATCCTGTGTTATGGGGCATTTTGTTGGGGGCTTGCAAGGTACATGGGATGGTAGAATTAGGCATCCGCATAGGGAAAAAATTGATTGATCTAGAACCAGGACATGATGGTTACTATGTTCTTTTGGCTGGTATGTATGCCAAGGCAAGGAAATGGGAAGATGTTATCAACGTTCGACGATTGATGTCTAACCGAGGAACAAACAAAATTGCTGGTTGGAGTTTGATCGAGGCTCATGGGAAATTGCATAAGTTTGTGGCAGGAGATAAACAGCATAAAGATTATCCAGAAATCCACAAGACACTTGAAATGATTGTAACAAGATTGAGAGATGCTGGTTATCGACCTGATGTGTCGGCTATATTGCATGATATTGATGAGGAGGAGAAGGTCCATGTGATCAAGGAGCATAGTGAAAGATTGGCAATTGCTTTTGGTTTAATGGTGGTTGAGGTGGGTTATCCTATTCGAATTGTGAAAAACTTGAGAGTTTGTGGGGATTGTCATGAGTTTAGCAAGTTGGTCACTGAGGTGTTCAATAGAGAGATTATTGTGAGAGATGGGAGTAGATTTCATCATTTGAAGGAAGGAAAATGCTCGTGCCTTGACTATTGGTGA